DNA sequence from the Vibrio pelagius genome:
GTAAGTGGTGTCGTCAATTTTGAACAGCACATCGCCTTTCGCAACCATTGCACCATCTTCAGCTATCTGCTCAATAATGTAGCCAGAAATGCGAGGTGTAATTTGCGTATGCGCTTGAGGAACAAACTTCGCAACAAAATCTTTTGTAGGGTTAACCGAAATTAGCTCAGCTTCAACGGCGCTGACTGGCACACCTGCCGCATTGACTGCGCCAGAAATCGCCATCGCTAACACGCCCAATTTATGGATGTTTTTAAACATTTAATGCCTCGGATTTTTAGATTATTTTGTAATAGGTTTGATACTTGCGTTGAGAGCGGTGATATCTGACTCGCCGATTTCACCGGCTAGGAACTTGATAAGTAGTGCTGTTTCAATGAAGGAGAAATACGCATTGTTCAGCTGTGATTCAGACAGGTAGTAGTCGCGAGTCGCATCCAGAACTTCACTCATATTGCGGGCACCTAGCTCATAACCTCGTTGAACCGATTCCAGCGCTTTACCTTGTGATACAACGGTCTTTTCAAACGCATCGATTTGCATCTTGGTAGCTTCAGCATGTCGAATCGCATAACGCACATTTTGGTAAGTTTGGCGATGAGACTCTTCTTGTACCTGATAGGCAATATCAAGTTCAGTGTTGGCGATATCAACGAATGCCGACAGCGATGATCCTGTGTACAGAGGGATGTCCATCGTTAGCATGACTTCAGCAGAAGTCAGTGTTTCGTCTGCCGGAATATCAGCGCCCGATGGATTTACTTTGAGGTCACCATGTAGGCGTTGATTGATGCGGCCAATTAAAGATAATTGAGGTTTGTGGCCAGCCTTTGCACGGTTTACTTCCAATTTGGATTTTTCAATCGCAATGCCAGCTAGTTGAATATCTCGGTTATTCATCATCGCGGCATCTAACCAGCTAATCCCCGTTTCAGATACGGGTAGGTTAGGTGTAAATTCTGCTGTTTTAAGGGGTTGAACCGACTCAAACTCGTGACCAGTCAAGGTTTGCAATGCATCTAACGAAAGTTGATAAGCTGTTTTTGCTTTGATGGCCGCAACTTCAGATTGATCTCGACGAGCTTGGGCCTGCAGCAGATCGATTTCAGAGGAGATACCAGCTTGGCTGCGTCGTTGGGTAATTTCTAGGTTTTCAATCAACGCTTCTTCATTTGCTTTCGCGTTGTCTAATAGTGATTTAGCACGTAGG
Encoded proteins:
- a CDS encoding TolC family protein: MNTKLCTLLVGAILSCGANASQSNSTDLQNLYDLALKNDSLLNIAMLTEEQSNYAVEAQKGQLLPQINAYFNAIAFLDSDQVDSQFGGNGTMSEGGLNLRQAIYTPAVRAGVAIADKNSESASLLVTKAHEALIYRTTNAYFEVLRAKSLLDNAKANEEALIENLEITQRRSQAGISSEIDLLQAQARRDQSEVAAIKAKTAYQLSLDALQTLTGHEFESVQPLKTAEFTPNLPVSETGISWLDAAMMNNRDIQLAGIAIEKSKLEVNRAKAGHKPQLSLIGRINQRLHGDLKVNPSGADIPADETLTSAEVMLTMDIPLYTGSSLSAFVDIANTELDIAYQVQEESHRQTYQNVRYAIRHAEATKMQIDAFEKTVVSQGKALESVQRGYELGARNMSEVLDATRDYYLSESQLNNAYFSFIETALLIKFLAGEIGESDITALNASIKPITK